The proteins below are encoded in one region of Oryzias melastigma strain HK-1 linkage group LG9, ASM292280v2, whole genome shotgun sequence:
- the osmr gene encoding leukemia inhibitory factor receptor isoform X2 has product MFLISLLLSFFVFFTDQSESCNDSGVKLTAGLRIFPSYRVLPEGKSATFCCVAPEGDNISSITFRNNRHPTTSIGATAKAITINNLTIPTQLFKSLLLTCTEASGKSKSTLNYVSFPPQKLLNLTCGTSDLKTVVCTWNSERKRDPFDKNTQTYTLHIENSDHGLISCETSSCRFPAVPQLQEYKISVMVKDKLGEEMESYSFNISDRVLPELEWYRVIPGVTNVSVSWRVMGNLTHMKLICQVSAAPGNITQQVDCNSSSDVCKADVEHLHPSMLYSIIVRCSTNNKLWGNWTKPKFFKTYPLVSLDLWRKVKLPSASQIRHVTLLWNTHISDKAVNILSYRLQWSQKDQIWTKMTDGRQNQLEVTIGPEKCDFTVEAVLETSFCAAAAHITVPPVAQTEALIVKRRLKTTSANGFRLSWDEDKAATCGYTVEWCILGSAVPCTLKWIKLPKGNNSLFLSSRNFTSGLRYSFNIYGCTENGHKLLEVKTGYSQELKYVRPPSLIQPVQTTSSSVTLEWLFSEEDPSHPAFIMGYLVTVQRGGSEEVQATNLSIADPLQTSVTVEGLQPDQEYVCSVSALTTEGPGLPVSVTFRTRTAYPSQLAKFLPAVLLLPGCIALLWPQRKKIKTGLKEMFAYPSGMNIKIPEFESFLDETIQRLQCQRMDECTGCEIEILNVGATATARNPDSTTEPCSPGPLSNPSSTSRSCVSVQRGYCPQSAVLLGGKPTCQQMACIINQSYFSIKAESRSEIAADSI; this is encoded by the exons ATGTTCCTCATTTCTCTACTTTTGTCGTTTTTCGTATTCTTTACGGATCAATCTGAATCCTGTAACGACTCTG GAGTAAAGCTGACGGCTGGGTTGAGGATCTTTCCTTCCTACCGTGTGCTGCCGGAAGGAAAAAGCGCCACCTTCTGCTGTGTCGCCCCCGAAGGAGACAACATTTCAAGCATAACCTTCAGGAATAACCGTCACCCCACTACAAGCATCGGAGCCACAGCCAAGGCCATCACCATCAACAACCTGACAATCCCCACTCAGCTGTTCAAGTCTTTGCTCCTCACCTGCACTGAGGCGTCGGGCAAAAGCAAATCCACCTTGAACTACGTCAGTT TTCCTCCTCAGAAGCTTCTTAACCTCACCTGTGGCACATCCGACCTGAAAACTGTGGTCTGCACCTGGAACTCGGAGAGAAAAAGAGACCCGTTTGATAAGAATACGCAAACATACACTCTCCACATCGA GAACTCTGATCATGGTCTCATCTCTTGTGAGACATCGTCTTGTAGATTTCCAGCTGTGCCACAGCTGCAGGAATACAAAATAAGTGTGATGGTGAAGGACAAGCTGGGAGAGGAGATGGAGAGCTACAGCTTCAACATTTCTGACAGAG TTCTCCCTGAGTTGGAGTGGTACAGAGTGATACCCGGCGTGACAAATGTCAGCGTCTCCTGGAGAGTGATGGGAAACTTGACCCACATGAAGCTCATCTGTCAGgtttctgcagctccaggaaacatcactcag CAGGTGGACTGCAACAGTTCAAGTGATGTCTGCAAAGCTGATGTGGAACATCTGCATCCAAGCATGCTGTACTCAATTATTGTGCGATGTTCTACAAATAACAAACTTTGGGGAAATTGGACGAAGCCCAAGTTCTTTAAGACAT ATCCTCTGGTATCGTTGGACTTATGGAGGAAAGTAAAGCTGCCGTCTGCCTCTCAAATCCGTCACGTTACTCTCCTGTGGAATACC CACATCAGTGACAAAGCAGTAAACATCCTCAGCTACAGACTCCAGTGGTCCCAGAAGGACCAGATATGGACGAAGATGACGGATGGAcggcagaatcagctggaaGTCACGATTGGTCCAGAAAAGTGTGACTTTACCGTGGAGGCGGTTCTGGAGACGAGcttctgtgctgctgctgcacacatTACTGTTCCTCCAGTGGCGCAAACAg AAGCTCTCATCGTAAAGAGACGACTCAAGACTACGTCAGCCAATGGTTTCAGACTCTCCTGGGATGAAGATAAAGCTGCCACCTGTGGCTACACTGTGGAGTGGTGCATTCTGGGAAGTGCAGTTCCCTGTACCTTAAAGTGGATAAAATTGCCAAAAGGAAACAACTCTTTGTTCTTATCGAGCA GAAATTTCACATCAGGACTGAGGtattcttttaacatttacgGATGCACAGAAAATGGACACAAACTGCTGGAGGTGAAGACCGGATACTCACAGGAACTCA AGTATGTCCGGCCTCCGAGTCTCATCCAGCCTGTTCAGACTACATCTTCATCCGTAACGCTGGAGTGGCTTTTCAGCGAGGAAGATCCATCTCATCCCGCATTCATCATGGGATACCTGGTTACTGTACAGAGGGGAGGATCTGAAGAAGTTCAAGCTACAA ATCTGTCGATAGCTGACCCCCTGCAGACGTCTGTAACTGTAGAGGGTCTGCAGCCGGACCAAGAATACGTCTGCTCTGTGAGCGCTCTCACCACAGAGGGGCCTGGACTTCCTGTCAGCGTCACCTTCAGGACCAGAACTGCCT ATCCGTCTCAGCTGGCAAAGTTCCTGCCTGCAGTCCTGCTGCTGCCGGGCTGCATCGCTCTCCTGTGGCctcagagaaaaaa GATAAAGACGGGGCTGAAGGAAATGTTTGCTTATCCGTctggaatgaacattaaaattcCAGAGTTTGAAAGCTTCCTGGATGAG ACCATTCAGAGGCTGCAGTGTCAGAGGATGGACGAGTGCACCGGCTGTGAAATCGAGATCTTGAATGTCGGAGCTACGGCCACGGCGAGAAATCCAGACTCCACAACCGAACCGTGTTCTCCAGGACCCCTCTCTAACCCCTCATCCACGTCCCGTTCCTGTGTCTCAGTCCAAAGAGGATACTGTCCTCAGTCAGCTGTGCTGCTGGGGGGAAAACCAACCTGTCAGCAGATGGCGTGCATCATAAACCAGAGTTACTTCAGCATCAAAGCAGAGAGTCGCTCTGAGATAGCAGCAGATAGTATTTAG
- the osmr gene encoding leukemia inhibitory factor receptor isoform X1, whose translation MFLISLLLSFFVFFTDQSESCNDSDYTAPSITHLKAFSEKQSLVVTWPGRHSNDERDIYEIQISRTETQSIIYSMNVSVSIAAEHDWTWVSDLPLECADHSVRMRYLCNQSVPSPWSNWTTNKGVKLTAGLRIFPSYRVLPEGKSATFCCVAPEGDNISSITFRNNRHPTTSIGATAKAITINNLTIPTQLFKSLLLTCTEASGKSKSTLNYVSFPPQKLLNLTCGTSDLKTVVCTWNSERKRDPFDKNTQTYTLHIENSDHGLISCETSSCRFPAVPQLQEYKISVMVKDKLGEEMESYSFNISDRVLPELEWYRVIPGVTNVSVSWRVMGNLTHMKLICQVSAAPGNITQQVDCNSSSDVCKADVEHLHPSMLYSIIVRCSTNNKLWGNWTKPKFFKTYPLVSLDLWRKVKLPSASQIRHVTLLWNTHISDKAVNILSYRLQWSQKDQIWTKMTDGRQNQLEVTIGPEKCDFTVEAVLETSFCAAAAHITVPPVAQTEALIVKRRLKTTSANGFRLSWDEDKAATCGYTVEWCILGSAVPCTLKWIKLPKGNNSLFLSSRNFTSGLRYSFNIYGCTENGHKLLEVKTGYSQELKYVRPPSLIQPVQTTSSSVTLEWLFSEEDPSHPAFIMGYLVTVQRGGSEEVQATNLSIADPLQTSVTVEGLQPDQEYVCSVSALTTEGPGLPVSVTFRTRTAYPSQLAKFLPAVLLLPGCIALLWPQRKKIKTGLKEMFAYPSGMNIKIPEFESFLDETIQRLQCQRMDECTGCEIEILNVGATATARNPDSTTEPCSPGPLSNPSSTSRSCVSVQRGYCPQSAVLLGGKPTCQQMACIINQSYFSIKAESRSEIAADSI comes from the exons ATGTTCCTCATTTCTCTACTTTTGTCGTTTTTCGTATTCTTTACGGATCAATCTGAATCCTGTAACGACTCTG atTATACGGCACCAAGCATCACTCACTTGAAGGCTTTTAGTGAGAAGCAAAGCCTTGTGGTGACTTGGCCTGGACGCCACTCAAACGACGAGAGGGACATTTATGAGATCCAGATAAGCCGCACTGAAACGCAGAGCATTATTTACAGC atGAACGTGAGTGTGTCTATCGCGGCTGAACACGATTGGACGTGGGTTTCTGACTTACCTCTGGAATGCGCCGACCATTCTGTCAGGATGCGATATTTATGTAATCAGTCGGTCCCGAGTCCTTGGAGCAACTGGACAACCAACAAAG GAGTAAAGCTGACGGCTGGGTTGAGGATCTTTCCTTCCTACCGTGTGCTGCCGGAAGGAAAAAGCGCCACCTTCTGCTGTGTCGCCCCCGAAGGAGACAACATTTCAAGCATAACCTTCAGGAATAACCGTCACCCCACTACAAGCATCGGAGCCACAGCCAAGGCCATCACCATCAACAACCTGACAATCCCCACTCAGCTGTTCAAGTCTTTGCTCCTCACCTGCACTGAGGCGTCGGGCAAAAGCAAATCCACCTTGAACTACGTCAGTT TTCCTCCTCAGAAGCTTCTTAACCTCACCTGTGGCACATCCGACCTGAAAACTGTGGTCTGCACCTGGAACTCGGAGAGAAAAAGAGACCCGTTTGATAAGAATACGCAAACATACACTCTCCACATCGA GAACTCTGATCATGGTCTCATCTCTTGTGAGACATCGTCTTGTAGATTTCCAGCTGTGCCACAGCTGCAGGAATACAAAATAAGTGTGATGGTGAAGGACAAGCTGGGAGAGGAGATGGAGAGCTACAGCTTCAACATTTCTGACAGAG TTCTCCCTGAGTTGGAGTGGTACAGAGTGATACCCGGCGTGACAAATGTCAGCGTCTCCTGGAGAGTGATGGGAAACTTGACCCACATGAAGCTCATCTGTCAGgtttctgcagctccaggaaacatcactcag CAGGTGGACTGCAACAGTTCAAGTGATGTCTGCAAAGCTGATGTGGAACATCTGCATCCAAGCATGCTGTACTCAATTATTGTGCGATGTTCTACAAATAACAAACTTTGGGGAAATTGGACGAAGCCCAAGTTCTTTAAGACAT ATCCTCTGGTATCGTTGGACTTATGGAGGAAAGTAAAGCTGCCGTCTGCCTCTCAAATCCGTCACGTTACTCTCCTGTGGAATACC CACATCAGTGACAAAGCAGTAAACATCCTCAGCTACAGACTCCAGTGGTCCCAGAAGGACCAGATATGGACGAAGATGACGGATGGAcggcagaatcagctggaaGTCACGATTGGTCCAGAAAAGTGTGACTTTACCGTGGAGGCGGTTCTGGAGACGAGcttctgtgctgctgctgcacacatTACTGTTCCTCCAGTGGCGCAAACAg AAGCTCTCATCGTAAAGAGACGACTCAAGACTACGTCAGCCAATGGTTTCAGACTCTCCTGGGATGAAGATAAAGCTGCCACCTGTGGCTACACTGTGGAGTGGTGCATTCTGGGAAGTGCAGTTCCCTGTACCTTAAAGTGGATAAAATTGCCAAAAGGAAACAACTCTTTGTTCTTATCGAGCA GAAATTTCACATCAGGACTGAGGtattcttttaacatttacgGATGCACAGAAAATGGACACAAACTGCTGGAGGTGAAGACCGGATACTCACAGGAACTCA AGTATGTCCGGCCTCCGAGTCTCATCCAGCCTGTTCAGACTACATCTTCATCCGTAACGCTGGAGTGGCTTTTCAGCGAGGAAGATCCATCTCATCCCGCATTCATCATGGGATACCTGGTTACTGTACAGAGGGGAGGATCTGAAGAAGTTCAAGCTACAA ATCTGTCGATAGCTGACCCCCTGCAGACGTCTGTAACTGTAGAGGGTCTGCAGCCGGACCAAGAATACGTCTGCTCTGTGAGCGCTCTCACCACAGAGGGGCCTGGACTTCCTGTCAGCGTCACCTTCAGGACCAGAACTGCCT ATCCGTCTCAGCTGGCAAAGTTCCTGCCTGCAGTCCTGCTGCTGCCGGGCTGCATCGCTCTCCTGTGGCctcagagaaaaaa GATAAAGACGGGGCTGAAGGAAATGTTTGCTTATCCGTctggaatgaacattaaaattcCAGAGTTTGAAAGCTTCCTGGATGAG ACCATTCAGAGGCTGCAGTGTCAGAGGATGGACGAGTGCACCGGCTGTGAAATCGAGATCTTGAATGTCGGAGCTACGGCCACGGCGAGAAATCCAGACTCCACAACCGAACCGTGTTCTCCAGGACCCCTCTCTAACCCCTCATCCACGTCCCGTTCCTGTGTCTCAGTCCAAAGAGGATACTGTCCTCAGTCAGCTGTGCTGCTGGGGGGAAAACCAACCTGTCAGCAGATGGCGTGCATCATAAACCAGAGTTACTTCAGCATCAAAGCAGAGAGTCGCTCTGAGATAGCAGCAGATAGTATTTAG
- the osmr gene encoding leukemia inhibitory factor receptor isoform X3 produces MFLISLLLSFFVFFTDQSESCNDSDYTAPSITHLKAFSEKQSLVVTWPGRHSNDERDIYEIQISRTETQSIIYSMNVSVSIAAEHDWTWVSDLPLECADHSVRMRYLCNQSVPSPWSNWTTNKGVKLTAGLRIFPSYRVLPEGKSATFCCVAPEGDNISSITFRNNRHPTTSIGATAKAITINNLTIPTQLFKSLLLTCTEASGKSKSTLNYVSFPPQKLLNLTCGTSDLKTVVCTWNSERKRDPFDKNTQTYTLHIENSDHGLISCETSSCRFPAVPQLQEYKISVMVKDKLGEEMESYSFNISDRVLPELEWYRVIPGVTNVSVSWRVMGNLTHMKLICQVSAAPGNITQQVDCNSSSDVCKADVEHLHPSMLYSIIVRCSTNNKLWGNWTKPKFFKTYPLVSLDLWRKVKLPSASQIRHVTLLWNTHISDKAVNILSYRLQWSQKDQIWTKMTDGRQNQLEVTIGPEKCDFTVEAVLETSFCAAAAHITVPPVAQTEALIVKRRLKTTSANGFRLSWDEDKAATCGYTVEWCILGSAVPCTLKWIKLPKGNNSLFLSSRNFTSGLRYSFNIYGCTENGHKLLEVKTGYSQELKYVRPPSLIQPVQTTSSSVTLEWLFSEEDPSHPAFIMGYLVTVQRGGSEEVQATNLSIADPLQTSVTVEGLQPDQEYVCSVSALTTEGPGLPVSVTFRTRTAYPSQLAKFLPAVLLLPGCIALLWPQRKKSA; encoded by the exons ATGTTCCTCATTTCTCTACTTTTGTCGTTTTTCGTATTCTTTACGGATCAATCTGAATCCTGTAACGACTCTG atTATACGGCACCAAGCATCACTCACTTGAAGGCTTTTAGTGAGAAGCAAAGCCTTGTGGTGACTTGGCCTGGACGCCACTCAAACGACGAGAGGGACATTTATGAGATCCAGATAAGCCGCACTGAAACGCAGAGCATTATTTACAGC atGAACGTGAGTGTGTCTATCGCGGCTGAACACGATTGGACGTGGGTTTCTGACTTACCTCTGGAATGCGCCGACCATTCTGTCAGGATGCGATATTTATGTAATCAGTCGGTCCCGAGTCCTTGGAGCAACTGGACAACCAACAAAG GAGTAAAGCTGACGGCTGGGTTGAGGATCTTTCCTTCCTACCGTGTGCTGCCGGAAGGAAAAAGCGCCACCTTCTGCTGTGTCGCCCCCGAAGGAGACAACATTTCAAGCATAACCTTCAGGAATAACCGTCACCCCACTACAAGCATCGGAGCCACAGCCAAGGCCATCACCATCAACAACCTGACAATCCCCACTCAGCTGTTCAAGTCTTTGCTCCTCACCTGCACTGAGGCGTCGGGCAAAAGCAAATCCACCTTGAACTACGTCAGTT TTCCTCCTCAGAAGCTTCTTAACCTCACCTGTGGCACATCCGACCTGAAAACTGTGGTCTGCACCTGGAACTCGGAGAGAAAAAGAGACCCGTTTGATAAGAATACGCAAACATACACTCTCCACATCGA GAACTCTGATCATGGTCTCATCTCTTGTGAGACATCGTCTTGTAGATTTCCAGCTGTGCCACAGCTGCAGGAATACAAAATAAGTGTGATGGTGAAGGACAAGCTGGGAGAGGAGATGGAGAGCTACAGCTTCAACATTTCTGACAGAG TTCTCCCTGAGTTGGAGTGGTACAGAGTGATACCCGGCGTGACAAATGTCAGCGTCTCCTGGAGAGTGATGGGAAACTTGACCCACATGAAGCTCATCTGTCAGgtttctgcagctccaggaaacatcactcag CAGGTGGACTGCAACAGTTCAAGTGATGTCTGCAAAGCTGATGTGGAACATCTGCATCCAAGCATGCTGTACTCAATTATTGTGCGATGTTCTACAAATAACAAACTTTGGGGAAATTGGACGAAGCCCAAGTTCTTTAAGACAT ATCCTCTGGTATCGTTGGACTTATGGAGGAAAGTAAAGCTGCCGTCTGCCTCTCAAATCCGTCACGTTACTCTCCTGTGGAATACC CACATCAGTGACAAAGCAGTAAACATCCTCAGCTACAGACTCCAGTGGTCCCAGAAGGACCAGATATGGACGAAGATGACGGATGGAcggcagaatcagctggaaGTCACGATTGGTCCAGAAAAGTGTGACTTTACCGTGGAGGCGGTTCTGGAGACGAGcttctgtgctgctgctgcacacatTACTGTTCCTCCAGTGGCGCAAACAg AAGCTCTCATCGTAAAGAGACGACTCAAGACTACGTCAGCCAATGGTTTCAGACTCTCCTGGGATGAAGATAAAGCTGCCACCTGTGGCTACACTGTGGAGTGGTGCATTCTGGGAAGTGCAGTTCCCTGTACCTTAAAGTGGATAAAATTGCCAAAAGGAAACAACTCTTTGTTCTTATCGAGCA GAAATTTCACATCAGGACTGAGGtattcttttaacatttacgGATGCACAGAAAATGGACACAAACTGCTGGAGGTGAAGACCGGATACTCACAGGAACTCA AGTATGTCCGGCCTCCGAGTCTCATCCAGCCTGTTCAGACTACATCTTCATCCGTAACGCTGGAGTGGCTTTTCAGCGAGGAAGATCCATCTCATCCCGCATTCATCATGGGATACCTGGTTACTGTACAGAGGGGAGGATCTGAAGAAGTTCAAGCTACAA ATCTGTCGATAGCTGACCCCCTGCAGACGTCTGTAACTGTAGAGGGTCTGCAGCCGGACCAAGAATACGTCTGCTCTGTGAGCGCTCTCACCACAGAGGGGCCTGGACTTCCTGTCAGCGTCACCTTCAGGACCAGAACTGCCT ATCCGTCTCAGCTGGCAAAGTTCCTGCCTGCAGTCCTGCTGCTGCCGGGCTGCATCGCTCTCCTGTGGCctcagagaaaaaagtcagcttaa